From a region of the Alnus glutinosa chromosome 1, dhAlnGlut1.1, whole genome shotgun sequence genome:
- the LOC133882091 gene encoding stem-specific protein TSJT1, which translates to MLGVFSSSIVSPPEELVAAGSRTPSPKMTATALLNRFVESNASAVSVQVGDHVQLAYTHHKESPLLPRSFAVKDEVFCLFEGALDNLGSLRQQYGLAKSANEVILVIEAYKALRDRAPYPPNHVVGHLSGNFAFVVFDKSTSTLFVASDQYGKVPLYWGITADGYVAFADDADLLKCACGKSLASFPQGCFFSTAVGGLRSYENPKHKITAVPAAEEEIWGATFKVEGASVVAATE; encoded by the exons ATGTTGGGAGTGTTCAGTAGTTCGATCGTGTCGCCGCCGGAGGAGCTGGTGGCAGCCGGCAGCCGGACTCCGTCGCCGAAGATGACGGCGACGGCGCTGCTGAACCGGTTTGTGGAGTCCAATGCCTCCGCGGTGTCCGTGCAGGTCGGAGACCACGTCCAGTTGGCCTACACTCACCATAAGGAGTCCCCGTTGTTGCCCAG GTCGTTTGCAGTGAAGGATGAGGTATTCTGCTTGTTCGAGGGTGCGCTCGACAACTTGGGAAGTTTAAGGCAGCAATATGGGCTGGCCAAGTCTGCGAACGAGGTGATTTTGGTGATCGAAGCGTACAAGGCACTCCGTGATCGAGCGCCGTATCCTCCCAACCATGTTGTTGGCCACCTAAGCGGGAATTTTGCTTTCGTAGTCTTCGACAAGTCTACCTCAACCCTCTTTGTTGCTTCT GACCAATATGGTAAGGTTCCTCTCTATTGGGGAATCACTGCTGATGGATATGTCGCCTTCGCTGACGATGCGGATTTGCTTAAATGTGCTTGTGGCAAGTCACTTGCTTCTTTCCCTCAAG GATGTTTCTTCTCTACAGCAGTAGGAGGACTGAGGAGCTATGAGAATCCTAAGCATAAGATCACTGCGGTGCCTGCTGCTGAAGAAGAGATCTGGGGTGCAACATTCAAG GTGGAAGGGGCATCAGTTGTCGCAGCCACAGAGTAG
- the LOC133882100 gene encoding nuclear transcription factor Y subunit C-9-like — translation MDHQGHGQPPAQMAYGVNPYNPNQMIGSSQPGSAVGAMQSPTQAASSSQLAQSQLAYQHIHHQQQQQLQQQLQNFWANQYQEIEQSTDFKNHSLPLARIKKIMKADEDVRMISAEAPVIFARACEMFILELTLRSWNHTEENKRRTLQKNDIAAAITRTDIFDFLVDIVPREDLKDEVLASIPRGGSVPVGGGDGVPYYYVPSQHAPQVGAPGMMVGKPVMDQTLYGQQTRPYMTQTMWPQLQQEQPPTDS, via the coding sequence ATGGATCATCAAGGGCATGGACAGCCTCCAGCTCAAATGGCATATGGCGTCAACCCATATAACCCTAACCAAATGATTGGATCCTCCCAACCGGGATCGGCCGTTGGAGCTATGCAGTCTCCTACTCAGGCAGCCTCTTCATCTCAGCTTGCACAAAGCCAACTTGCTTATCAGCACATCCACCACCAACAGCAGCAGCAACTGCAGCAACAGCTCCAAAATTTTTGGGCAAATCAGTACCAAGAGATTGAGCAGAGTACAGATTTCAAGAACCACAGCCTGCCATTGGCTAGAATTAAGAAGATCATGAAGGCTGATGAGGATGTCAGGATGATATCAGCTGAAGCTCCTGTCATATTTGCCAGGGCCTGTGAAATGTTCATTCTAGAATTGACGCTTCGGTCTTGGAATCATACAGAGGAGAACAAAAGGAGGACACTCCAGAAAAATGACATTGCAGCTGCAATTACAAGGACTGATATATTTGATTTTCTGGTTGATATTGTCCCGAGGGAGGATTTGAAAGATGAAGTACTTGCTTCCATCCCAAGAGGAGGGAGTGTTCCTGTTGGAGGAGGTGACGGTGTTCCCTATTATTACGTGCCATCTCAGCATGCTCCACAGGTTGGTGCTCCGGGGATGATGGTGGGGAAGCCTGTAATGGATCAAACACTTTATGGCCAGCAGACTCGCCCTTACATGACTCAGACGATGTGGCCACAGCTTCAACAGGAGCAGCCACCCACAGATTCTTGA